From Rutidosis leptorrhynchoides isolate AG116_Rl617_1_P2 chromosome 3, CSIRO_AGI_Rlap_v1, whole genome shotgun sequence, a single genomic window includes:
- the LOC139896634 gene encoding nicotinamidase 1: MVMGTAIDLLKNELPVDAESAVLSGDVRTGLVLVDIVNGFCTVGAGPLAPTVPDKQISKMVDESTKLARIFCEKKWPVFAFLDTHHPDVPEPPYPPHCIAGTDEAKLVPDLQWLENESNVTLRCKGCIDGFLGSFDKDGSNVFVDWVTKHQIEDILVVGICTDICVLDFVCSVLSARNRGLLTPLKNVIVYSGACATYDLPPHVANGIPGALAHPQELMHHVGLYMAKGRGAKVVSEVSFASATKG, from the exons ATGGTGATGGGAACGGCGATAGATCTGTTGAAGAATGAGCTACCGGTAGATGCTGAATCTGCAGTGTTATCCGGTGACGTCCGTACAGGTCTCGTGCTCGTAGATATCGTTAACGGTTTCTGTACCGTCGGTGCTGGTCCTTTG GCTCCAACAGTACCTGATAAACAAATATCAAAAATGGTTGACGAGTCAACAAAACTTGCTAGAATCTTTTGTGAAAAAAAGTGGCCAGTGTTTGCGTTTCTTGATACGCATCACCCCGATGTCCCTGAGCCACCGTATCCTCCACATTGCATCGCAGGGACAGATGAAGCCAAATTGGTTCCTG ATCTGCAATGGTTGGAAAATGAATCAAATGTGACACTTCGATGTAAAGGCTGCATTGATGGATTTCTTGGTTCTTTCGATAAAGATGGATCTAATGTGTTTGTCGATTGGGTTACAAAACACCAGATTGAAGAT ATATTAGTTGTAGGGATATGCACAGATATATGTGTACTGGACTTTGTGTGTTCCGTACTCTCTGCAAGAAACCGCGGTCTTTTAACGCCCTTAAAGAATGTGATTGTTTATTCCGGTGCCTGTGCAACTTACGATTTACCACCACATGTTGCTAATGGTATTCCTGGTGCACTTGCTCACCCTCAG GAACTCATGCACCATGTTGGGCTTTACATGGCAAAGGGCAGGGGAGCTAAGGTGGTTTCGGAAGTGTCATTTGCATCAGCAACAAAAGGATAA
- the LOC139896633 gene encoding O-fucosyltransferase 39-like yields the protein MKLHHCLFVLITTFFVPLGYASNSVMSEPNVLKPRHSSLFKGALQYLALNEQQSDLWTPLANQGWKPCVDSTSPSSLLPESSGYIQVFLDGGLNQQRMGICDAVAVAKILNATLVIPYLEVNPVWKDTSSFEDIFDVDHFINVLKDDVSIVRELPDEYTWSTREYYASAIRSTRVKNAPLHASANWYLENVSPVIESYGIAAISPFSHRLAFNNMPKEIQRLRCKVNFEALTFVSHIKSLGNMLVNRLRYPAVESKGYLQQVVDPKAGKGVGKFVALHLRFDKDMAAHSACDFGGGKEEKKALARYRKSIWQGRVSNSRFTDEELRNQGRCPLTPEEIGLLLTALGFDNSTRLYLASHKVYGGEDRISALRKLFPQIEDKKSLASAVERAQIKGKASLSAAVDYYVSMHSDIFVSASPGNMHNAVVGHRTYLNLKTIRPNMALLGQLYMNKSLNWSDFQEAVLKGQRNRLGEIKVRKAKQSIYTYPIPDCVCQQDQDACSIFM from the exons GAACCAAATGTTCTAAAGCCGAGACACTCAAGTCTGTTCAAAGGTGCATTGCAATATCTAGCT TTGAATGAACAACAATCGGATCTTTGGACGCCTTTGGCTAACCAAGGATGGAAACCCTGTGTCGATTCAACTTCTCCTTCAT CCTTATTGCCAGAATCTTCAGGGTACATTCAAGTTTTTCTTGATGGAGGATTGAACCAACAAAGAATGGGG ATTTGTGATGCAGTTGCTGTTGCCAAAATACTCAATGCAACTCTCGTAATCCCGTATCTTGAAGTAAATCCTGTTTGGAAAGACACAAG TTCTTTTGAGGATATTTTCGACGTGGATCACTTCATCAATGTATTAAAGGATGACGTATCAATAGTTAGAGAGTTACCTGATGAATACACATGGAGCACAAGGGAATACTATGCCTCTGCGATTAGATCCACACGAGTTAAAAACGCGCCACTTCATGCTTCAGCTAATTGGTATCTCGAAAACGTTTCTCCAGTCATAGAAAG CTATGGGATTGCTGCAATTTCACCATTTTCCCACCGGCTAGCTTTTAACAACATGCCAAAGGAGATCCAACGGTTACGTTGCAAAGTCAACTTTGAAGCTTTGACTTTCGTTTCTCACATTAAAAGCCTTGGAAATATGCTGGTCAACCGCCTCCGGTACCCTGCTGTTGAAAGCAAAGGGTACCTTCAGCAAGTTGTTGACCCAAAAGCTGGAAAAGGAGTCGGAAAGTTTGTTGCGCTACACCTTCGATTTGACAAG GATATGGCTGCGCATTCAGCATGTGACTTTGGTGGAGGTAAAGAAGAGAAAAAGGCTCTGGCTAGATACCGAAAGTCCATTTGGCAAGGACGGGTCTCGAATTCTCGGTTCACCGATGAGGAGTTAAGAAACCAGGGTCGTTGCCCGTTGACTCCAGAAGAAATCGGTTTGTTGTTGACTGCTTTGGGCTTCGATAATAGTACCCGTTTGTATCTTGCTTCTCATAAG GTGTATGGCGGTGAAGATCGAATCTCCGCTTTAAGGAAACTGTTtccacaaattgaagacaaaaagagcCTTGCATCGGCTGTAGAACGGGCCCAAATTAAAGGGAAAGCTTCTTTATCGGCTGCTGTTGATTACTATGTCAGCATGCATAGTGACATCTTTGTTTCTGCTTCTCCTGGCAATATGCACAATGCAGTG GTGGGTCATCGTACATACCTGAATTTGAAGACCATAAGACCAAATATGGCGTTGCTGGGCCAGCTTTATATGAACAAGAGCTTGAATTGGTCTGATTTTCAAGAAGCAGTGTTGAAAGGTCAAAGAAACCGGCTAGGTGAGATCAAGGTGCGAAAAGCAAAACAATCCATATACACATACCCTATTCCTGATTGTGTGTGCCAACAAGATCAAGACGCGTGCTCCATATTTATGTAA
- the LOC139900291 gene encoding uncharacterized protein At4g38062-like codes for MTEKVYEELDDAKAEIEKLKSEYSVKSDLCDNLKRSHSDQIKRIQELNLKLEQQAQEIETKADEVYAANQLLEDIKCKLKEKENVIKSFSSANDKLCVDFKSKLRESEEEKEKLTCTLDEANAKISDLERQNRAFMDKIEVLTEGIVSVSQKKCASESKMAKTSKQMRENGDMFEKLEEEKVKLEEELKWRNEQFKHLEEAYKKIRDNLHLKEKEWDMEKSSIRDHASSLETKMDSQIRVSEVLKRRLETCSQALACEENRRKDFEIQVSDLVNSKSELEQLISEKECKITKLEEENQELVFSFNEGENKIKSLEQIHDVKEAEWNSRFEKVVADLSSCRYELESKEARLKEIMTELDDYNSQVVKLAMEKEVMIVAMKSILIQARSNFDEEKRLLQNEIESHKKQLLQTKSELDDAKNRIKSDEAHLKVITAELNDYITQVLQLTMEKEESALMMVTMKSTLMETGSNTDEEKNLMQKLIESQKKQLMQTKDELVYAYDLLDKANEELDQSYCEVNEVEFELQIWKSIAEKLKVSLEVNQQWRRELEASLLAQVAMEINLKEENGSLICVVKEKDRIINDLEEKFAESKQNSRLQLDKKLDNWEQEWVTKELEAAILAQLEYQRIHEFEKQNFKLIVDGKDQRMNELEKIMSCLEEELDHSSDSFSSQLEKMQADMNVFHEVWEKTRTAVFIKEIEAQEKSLIIKELEKDLEKQVKFVKNCWLTVKKVSSENENLMDIIGNASQWIHKLSNEDGQVIGTLRNIMSSFDDNRPGHAELNDQFDPAKENLNLFQSPKRNMVEDNVDERSPLRTLNG; via the coding sequence ATGACTGAAAAAGTATATGAAGAGCTAGATGATGCGAAGGCTGAAATCGAAAAGCTGAAATCAGAATATAGTGTGAAATCTGATCTTTGTGACAATTTGAAGAGGTCGCATAGTGATCAAATCAAAAGAATTCAAGAACTGAATCTCAAACTCGAGCAACAAGCTCAAGAAATAGAAACAAAGGCTGATGAGGTTTATGCTGCAAATCAGTTACTCGAAGATATCAAGTGTAAACTTAAAGAGAAGGAGAATGTTATCAAGAGTTTCAGTTCTGCAAATGATAAGCTTTGTGTTGACTTTAAGTCAAAGCTTCGGGAAagtgaagaagagaaagaaaagctTACTTGTACATTAGATGAGGCGAATGCAAAGATTTCAGATCTCGAGCGCCAAAATCGTGCTTTTATGGATAAAATTGAGGTTCTGACAGAAGGGATTGTGTCTGTTTCACAGAAGAAGTGTGCCAGTGAAAGCAAAATGGCTAAAACTTCGAAAcaaatgagagaaaatggagacATGTTTGAGAAGTTGGAGGAAGAAAAAGTGAAACTTGAAGAGGAACTTAAATGGAGGAATGAACAGTTCAAACATTTAGAAGAAGCTTATAAAAAGATTAGAGATAATCTACATTTAAAGGAAAAAGAATGGGATATGGAAAAATCTTCAATTCGTGACCATGCTTCTTCACTTGAAACGAAGATGGATTCTCAGATTCGAGTTTCTGAAGTTCTTAAAAGACGATTAGAGACGTGTAGTCAAGCTCTGGCTTGTGAAGAGAACCGAAGAAAGGACTTTGAGATTCAGGTTTCAGACTTGGTCAATTCAAAGTCAGAACTTGAACAGTTGATTAGTGAAAAAGAGTGCAAGATTACCAAATTGGAGGAAGAAAATCAAGAATTGGTTTTCTCTTTTAATGAAGGCGAAAACAAGATTAAATCTTTGGAGCAGATTCATGATGTTAAAGAGGCTGAATGGAACTCTCGGTTTGAAAAAGTGGTTGCGGATTTGAGTAGTTGCAGATACGAGCTAGAAAGTAAAGAGGCCCGTTTGAAGGAGATAATGACGGAATTGGATGATTATAACTCTCAGGTGGTAAAATTAGCCATGGAAAAAGAAGTCATGATAGTGGCAATGAAGTCTATACTTATTCAAGCCAGATCGAATTTTGACGAAGAGAAGCGTTTGTTGCAAAATGAGATCGAGAGTCACAAAAAACAATTACTGCAAACAAAGAGTGAGCTCGATGATGCAAAAAACAGAATTAAGAGTGATGAGGCCCATTTGAAGGTGATTACAGCAGAGCTAAATGATTATATCACTCAGGTGTTGCAACTTACAATGGAAAAAGAGGAGTCTGCGTTGATGATGGTGACGATGAAATCGACACTTATGGAGACTGGATCAAATACTGATGAAGAGAAAAATTTGATGCAGAAATTAATTGAAAGTCAGAAAAAACAACTGATGCAAACAAAGGATGAGCTGGTGTATGCGTATGATTTGTTAGACAAGGCAAATGAAGAACTGGATCAGAGTTATTGTGAAGTGAATGAAGTTGAATTCGAGTTACAAATATGGAAATCGATTGCTGAAAAGTTGAAAGTCAGTTTGGAAGTTAACCAGCAATGGAGAAGGGAATTAGAAGCTTCCCTGTTGGCTCAAGTAGCCATGGAAATCAATCTCAAGGAAGAAAACGGTAGTCTGATTTGTGTTGTAAAAGAAAAGGACAGAATAATCAACGATCTTGAAGAAAAGTTTGCAGAATCGAAGCAAAACTCCCGTTTGCAATTGGATAAAAAGCTTGATAATTGGGAACAAGAGTGGGTGACAAAAGAACTTGAAGCTGCCATTCTTGCACAGTTAGAATATCAGAGAATTCATGAGTTTGAGAAGCAGAATTTCAAGCTGATTGTAGATGGGAAAGATCAAAGAATGAATGAACTCGAGAAGATTATGAGTTGTTTGGAGGAAGAACTGGATCATTCGAGCGATTCGTTTTCTTCTCAACTGGAAAAAATGCAGGCAGATATGAATGTTTTTCATGAAGTTTGGGAGAAGACACGGACAGCGGTGTTCATCAAGGAGATTGAAGCTCAAGAAAAGAGTTTGATTATCAAAGAATTGGAGAAAGATTTGGAAAAACAAGTTAAATTTGTGAAGAATTGTTGGTTAACTGTTAAAAAGGTGTCATCAGAGAATGAAAACTTGATGGATATTATCGGTAATGCATCCCAATGGATTCATAAGTTATCAAACGAAGATGGGCAAGTGATAGGAACTTTGAGGAATATAATGTCGAGTTTTGATGATAATCGTCCGGGCCATGCTGAGTTGAATGACCAATTTGACCCTGCGAAAGAGAACCTGAATCTGTTTCAATCTCCCAAAAGAAACATGGTAGAAGACAATGTTGATGAGCGATCACCGTTAAGAACTCTCAACGGTTAG